The stretch of DNA AAAAACGAGACCAATCGGCTTCTCGAGGAAATGAACCGGCTCCATTCTAACTCCCCAGACTGGCTAGCCTCCCCAGGTTCTTGATTGTTTGACATGTTGACAATTGTCAACATGTCAACATATAATTCAGCCGACATGGGTAATGTGAAAGGAATGCAGCAATGAGAGAAAAGGATTATCGGGCGTCCAGGCTCATGAGGGAGCTGGGGGTTCCCATCAGGTATCAGATTGTGAAGCTACTGGATGAAGGGCCGAAGACTGTGGGTCAGCTTGCACAGCTCCTGGATCGCCACCCTGCGACGATATCACATCACCTCCACATTTTACGGGCAGTGGATGTTGTACGCTA from candidate division TA06 bacterium encodes:
- a CDS encoding ArsR family transcriptional regulator — translated: MREKDYRASRLMRELGVPIRYQIVKLLDEGPKTVGQLAQLLDRHPATISHHLHILRAVDVVR